The Palaemon carinicauda isolate YSFRI2023 unplaced genomic scaffold, ASM3689809v2 scaffold579, whole genome shotgun sequence genome window below encodes:
- the LOC137637199 gene encoding uncharacterized protein, protein MWCKACHTPVPAIEQLSTYSRKDLASLCALFMLMSKLFFPLKYLSTKVRAAQNNFWRLRDEVIKRTRSLDALGVTGKQCEVLLTPIIVSRLPMELRLQWSRECSGHESDLEWLLEWLKREIEVLERSEMYRKNIPASGPHGRNEERKNINSKDGRDNLYTTSALHAVSQSEGSNCVFCMKLNHKSERCHKFLALDGQQRYDKIRELGVCFKCLNKGHISKNCKVRCTKCQGGHNVVMCGIKVNMAPQTNVENGDHVAPPSASMLSGHYSNKTVLQTAKVKVMNNKGGFVTAKLLFDSGCDRSYVSSKFTEICKPEWVTRTEAPYSSFGGHSSGKDIESNVYKLNVLDNKGKIIPIFAASIPKICNPLVRPVVPTHILDAFSHLDLADDFDDSSSLEIDILIGLDYYWSLMNPKDAVQVGKTVAMSSVFGWVLSGNVGKGCNFTKVVSTSSLSDFVSSSPQLLSISGVSDADMSYFWDLETIGITSKECKEDIKESVVQEFEDKIDFVNGRYEVQLPWKNNSIKDSLMSNVNQAMKILNKLLVRFEKDGDLKDAYMKVFDEYESLGIIEEIPSEDLVSQGPVYYMPHRPVVKLNSSTTKIRPVFDASAKGPNGISLNDCMLTGPSLNPDLVGILIRFRRWPYVISADVVKAFLQINVHSQDKNVHRFLMPGKDGVRHMRFNRVVCGNTSSPFLLNVVVKHHLSNYSECEAVQDL, encoded by the coding sequence ATGTGGTGCAAGGCGTGCCACACACCAGTGCCAGCTATAGAACAGTTGTCGACTTACTCAAGGAAAGATTTAGCAAGTCTGTGTGCATTATTCATGCTCATGTCCAAGCTCTTCTTTCCCTTAAAGTACCTGTCAACCAAGGTAAGAGCTGCACAAAACAACTTTTGGAGACTTCGGGATGAAGTCATAAAGCGTACAAGAAGCTTAGATGCCCTTGGAGTAACAGGCAAGCAGTGTGAGGTTCTCCTAACCCCTATAATTGTGTCTCGGCTTCCAATGGAGTTGAGGCTACAATGGTCAAGAGAGTGTAGTGGCCATGAAAGTGATCTTGAATGGTTGTTAGAGTGGCTTAAAAGGGAAATAGAAGTGCTAGAAAGAAGTGAGATGTACAGAAAAAATATCCCAGCTTCTGGGCCTCATGGTAGAAATGAGGAAAGAAAGAATATTAATAGTAAAGATGGCAGAGATAATTTGTATACAACTTCTGCCTTACATGCTGTTTCTCAAAGTGAAGGTTCAAATTGTGTTTTTTGTATGAAGCTAAACCATAAATCTGAAAGGTGTCACAAGTTTTTAGCATTGGATGGGCAGCAGAGGTATGACAAGATAAGAGAATTAGGagtttgttttaaatgtttgaataaGGGCCATATTTCTAAAAATTGTAAGGTAAGGTGTACTAAGTGTCAAGGTGGCCATAATGTAGTTATGTGTGGCATTAAGGTGAATATGGCCCCCCAAACAAATGTAGAAAATGGTGATCACGTGGCACCTCCCTCAGCTAGTATGTTGTCAGGCCACTATAGTAATAAGACTGTATTACAAACGGCTAAGGTAAAGGTAATGAATAATAAGGGAGGTTTTGTCACTGCTAAATTGTTGTTCGATAGTGGTTGTGATCGCTCCTATGTTAGTAGTAAGTTTACAGAAATTTGTAAACCTGAATGGGTTACTAGGACTGAAGCCCCTTACAGTAGCTTTGGTGGGCATAGCTCTGGTAAGGATATAGAAAGTAATGTTTACAAGTTAAATGTCTTGgataataaaggtaaaattattcctatttttgCTGCAAGTATTCCAAAGATATGTAACCCCTTAGTTAGACCAGTAGTTCCAACCCACATCCTAGATGCTTTTAGTCATTTAGATTTAGCAGATGACTTTGATGATAGTTCTTCTTTAGAGATAGATATTCTTATAGGTTTGGATTACTACTGGAGCCTCATGAATCCTAAAGATGCTGTACAGGTGGGGAAAACTGTTGCCATGAGTTCAGTGTTTGGTTGGGTTTTATCGGGAAATGTTGGCAAGGGGTGTAATTTTACTAAGGTTGTAAGTACGTCTTCATTATCAGACTTTGTGTCCTCATCTCCCCAGCTCTTAAGTATATCAGGGGTATCCGATGCCGATatgtcatatttttgggatttagaAACTATTGGTATTACTAGTAAGGAATGTAAAGAAGATATCAAGGAAAGTGTAGTTCAAGAGTTTGAAGATAAAATAGATTTTGTAAATGGCAGGTATGAAGTTCAGTTACCTTGGAAAAATAACAGCATTAAGGATTCACTGATGAGTAATGTAAATCAAGCAATGAAGATATTAAATAAGCTTTTGGTTAGATTTGAGAAAGATGGAGATTTAAAGGATGCGTATATGAAGGTTTTTGATGAATATGAGTCCTTGGGGATAATTGAGGAAATTCCCTCCGAGGACTTGGTGTCACAGGGACCCGTTTATTACATGCCTCATAGACCTGTCGTTAAATTAAATAGCAGCACTACAAAGATACGTCCAGTTTTTGATGCTTCTGCTAAGGGGCCTAATGGAATCTCGCTTAATGATTGCATGTTGACAGGTCCTTCTCTAAACCCAGATTTAGTAGGGATATTGATTAGATTTAGACGTTGGCCGTACGTGATCTCTGCTGATGTTGTTAAGGCCTTTTTACAAATTAATGTTCACAGTCAGGACAAAAATGTCCATAGATTTTTGATGCCAGGTAAAGATGGAGTAAGACATATGAGATTTAATAGAGTTGTTTGTGGCAACACCTCAAGCCCCTTTCTACTAAATGTTGTTGTTAAACACCATTTAAGCAATTACTCAGAATGTGAAGCTGTTCAAGATTTATAA
- the LOC137637200 gene encoding uncharacterized protein, with protein MYVDNWFSGADTVEEVATKFKTAYDIMADANMSLEKVSSNSVVIASKFKDKMQILSDDEINMVLGLKWSNYDDKFSYFGLHLGPDFEISYTKRTVLSLIAKVFDPCGFISPFIMYAKIIFQVIWKLGISWDDKLPDELERKFKKWIDSTRYFSSLAIRCYFTNVPWKSIEHIEIHGFGDASEKGFGACVYLRVCLGNDCQSSLVMSKARVAPIKKLTLPKLELMGALLCARLVRFVERALDSKIKPGIVCWTDSTITLGWIRSDSVTRDVFVNNRVREIQHLTPPSHWHHCSGSNNPADLMTRGLLAEKLIGNNLWFSGPCNLSDPTFSIQDSDNSIIVNETVNYESKDHLVCLSVQTATPMFDVEKYNNLNKSIRIVGYVQRFMSNCKAKGSGVAVSTGGFTTEELDKAKARLIYVVQREAFPSEIQALSDQRLIPKNSKLRKLDPFIDDKGIVRIKDRLQFSDLSYESKHPIILPRGHFSKLLVQFQHKFLKHAGVNSIVSSLRSSFHVTGERRMAKTVVRECLDCCRHDSRPCSQPAAPLPDLRVTPAPPFAVTGIDFAGPVFSADYPGKKLYMLLFTCAIVRAVHLELTESMSLVDFMQALRKFAARRSIPSVIYSDNAKTFVAASSEVQKVFGHLAPKWRFNVPRSPWWGGWFERLVGSVKVALKKTLGIRYVRKKELETIVEIEACINSRPLTFVSDEPDFEHYLTPSHFILGRNISFKPPVDIEPYVVTPDDLRDREEIVNKRLEQF; from the coding sequence ATGTACGTGGACAATTGGTTTAGCGGAGCTGATACTGTAGAAGAAGTAGCAACTAAATTTAAGACTGCATATGATATTATGGCTGATGCTAATATGTCCCTTGAAAAGGTTTCTTCCAATAGTGTAGTAATTGCTTCTAAATTTAAGGACAAAATGCAAATTTTGagtgatgatgaaattaatatggTGCTAGGTCTTAAATGGTCAAACTATgatgataaattttcttattttggtctTCATCTGGGTCCTGATTTTGAAATTTCATATACAAAGAGAACTGTCTTGAGTTTGATAGCTAAGGTGTTTGATCCTTGTGGGTTTATCAGCCCCTTTATAATGTATGCAAAAATAATATTCCAGGTTATATGGAAGTTGGGTATTTCTTGGGATGACAAGTTGCCAGATGAATTAGAGAGAAAATTCAAGAAATGGATTGATAGTACTAGATACTTTAGTTCCCTAGCTATAAGATGTTATTTTACAAATGTACCTTGGAAGAGTATTGAACACATTGAAATACATGGATTTGGAGATGCCTCTGAGAAGGGATTTGGTGCATGTGTATACTTAAGGGTGTGTCTTGGAAATGATTGTCAATCTTCACTTGTCATGTCTAAAGCCAGAGTAGCACCAATTAAGAAACTTACCCTTCCTAAATTGGAATTAATGGGAGCCTTATTGTGTGCTAGATTGGTAAGATTTGTCGAAAGGGCTCTGGATTCTAAGATCAAACCTGGGATTGTATGTTGGACAGATTCCACTATAACTTTAGGATGGATAAGGAGTGATTCAGTGACAAGGGATGTGTTTGTTAACAACAGAGTTAGAGAGATTCAGCACTTGACACCTCCCAGTCACTGGCATCACTGTAGTGGGTCAAATAATCCTGCTGACTTGATGACTAGAGGGTTATTAGCGGAAAAGCTTATTGGAAATAACCTTTGGTTTAGTGGTCCTTGTAATTTGTCGGATCCTACATTTAGTATTCAGGACAGTGATAACTCCATTATTGTTAATGAGACTGTAAATTATGAATCTAAAGACCATCTAGTATGCTTAAGTGTCCAGACTGCAACTCCCATGTTTGATgttgaaaaatacaataatcttAATAAGTCAATAAGAATTGTTGGGTATGTTCAAAGGTTTATGAGCAATTGTAAAGCAAAAGGTTCAGGGGTTGCTGTGAGTACTGGTGGTTTTACTACTGAAGAATTAGATAAGGCTAAAGCAAGGTTGATTTATGTAGTGCAAAGAGAAGCTTTCCCCAGTGAAATCCAAGCTTTGTCTGATCAAAGGTTGATTCCTAAAAATTCTAaattaagaaaactggatccattTATTGATGATAAAGGTATTGTGAGGATAAAGGATAGACTTCAGTTTTCTGACTTGAGTTATGAGTCAAAACACCCAATCATTCTTCCTAGAGGACATTTCTCCAAGCTTTTAGTACAGTTCCAACATAAGTTTCTAAAACATGCTGGTGTAAACAGCATTGTTTCATCATTAAGATCTAGTTTTCATGTAACTGGTGAAAGAAGAATGGCTAAGACTGTTGTACGGGAATGTCTAGATTGTTGCCGGCACGATAGCCGTCCTTGTAGTCAACCTGCTGCCCCATTGCCTGATTTGAGGGTTACTCCAGCACCTCCCTTTGCAGTTACAGGTATAGATTTTGCAGGGCCAGTATTTAGTGCTGATTAtccaggaaagaaattatatatgttgcTTTTTACTTGTGCTATAGTTAGAGCAGTGCATCTGGAACTCACGGAGTCCATGTCATTGGTCGATTTTATGCAGGCTTTACGGAAATTTGCTGCTCGTCGAAGTATTCCGAGCGTAATTTATTCCGATAATGCCAAAACCTTTGTCGCAGCCTCCTCGGAAGTGCAGAAGGTATTTGGACACTTAGCACCTAAATGGAGGTTTAACGTACCAAGATCACCATGGTGGGGAGGTTGGTTTGAGAGACTTGTGGGGTCGGTTAAAGTAGCTTTGAAAAAGACTTTGGGAATTAGATATGTAAGAAAGAAGGAATTAGAGACTATTGTAGAAATTGAGGCATGCATAAACTCTCGACCTCTGACCTTTGTGAGTGATGAGCCagactttgaacattatcttaccccttctcattttattcttggtaggaatatatCTTTTAAACCCCCTGTTGACATTGAACCATATGTTGTAACTCCAGATGATCTACGTGATAGAGAAGAAATTGTAAATAAAAGGTTGGAACAGTTTTGA